AGCGAACAATATAAAATATGTGTGtattatgagattttttttttttgttcaatctTTCACTCCATATTCTATTAAAAAACCAATCCACTAGAATGTCAGTATAAGTTATAAGGTGAACAATATTTAATGGgttagttttaaatttgataGTGAGTATTTAGTTTTAAATCTGATAATGAGTATTGTGCCTatttgatcaaattaaaaaaaaggttttaatattccttttaaaaaatgttttaatacaTTAAAGATAGAAATTGAAGCTTTAAAAGTTAGGACacgaaacaaaaaaaaactcgaTCATAAGTATAATAAGTACTTGGGCAGGACACGTGCCAAACGGATAatcttttgaaattattatcactattattattatatcttgtttatgtaaCTAGGTTTAGCCACGTGTCGATTTGATAGGTCAGGCATTGGATGGATTTAATTAGAGTTAAAATGTCATATAAATctaatcaaaattcaaatcaggTACTGGTgtaaattttaaagaatttcaattataaattattttaatctcTTGACTTTtatatctattttattttgatgtctagattttcaaacattttattttaattcatcaatttttaaaattatgctaATGGAAAGGTATATTGTAAATTGGTATTGCTTTCGATTATCAATAGGTGATTTAAGATGTATCAAAATAGATGGTCTAGGAGATCCTGTGTTCAAACTCTTACAATGATCTTATTTTTCATCTGTCATGAGCTCTTCAAcacaacaaaagttgttgataagAAAGGTGAGATCTGCTACAACACAGCAAAAGTTGGAGAATGGGATCGGTATGAGAAAGAAACAAGAGGAGAACAGAAACTTACCAATAGTAGTTTAAGATATGGTGTGAAGGTTGAGCTAGAGACAGAGATTGAAAGATATGAGATTTTAAAATCgaaatgagataaaaaaaaatatcaaaaaataaaggaaaaaaattaaaaaaagataaagatatgaaattttaaagaaagaggtgagatttgatttttagatgaagatatgtgattttaaaagttttttttttttttaacaagattttaaaagaatttcaaattcaaaatattgaGGTTTGCCTCAAATCCTTGAATATCAATATTTAATGACAtcgaaaatatatataatgttggaCATTTCAGGGTAAAAGAAAGGCATCATCATGTGCAAATTAGTTCGTTCTTTTACCAATATTCTGAAGTTCTTTTTACTAAATTTACAAATGGAACACAAAAAGATATTATGCAatccaattttccttttctttaataaacatttattaaaatggTATTACATTGTAATCGATGATTATTTGAAGTTTGAAAATTGTGTGATGTTCGTTAGTTAATTACATTCTATTTTTAATATGTTGTATTCTCTTAAGTTTGAAAaagggaaattcttataaatagaaaaatctaaaatatttagactttatagcaaaagtttcaaaaatgtttttgtacttttgaaattttttgttaaagtgtaaatatttttaaatatttaaaaagaccccttTGAAAATTGTGTgataacattaattaattatattttaattttaatatgttgTTGAAGAAAAATTGATGAACAACAGAAAAGCAAATAGTGACTACTAACTGAATAATTGATAATTCTGTAAAATAAGGAACTGAAATTgttgagaataaaaaataattattcattaattatttctcttcttcttcgtcttctGATTTTGAATTCACAATCTCTTTTCACTTCGTCAAACGTCCATCATGCTATGTCCCACCGATGAGCTTGTCTATAAAGACATGTTGCTTCCTCTAAATCTCTCCATGGTCAGGAAAATGAGTTCAATGTGTGATACAATACCCAGGTGCCATACAATTAAAGAGTcgcaacaacaacaactctaaTCCTAATTTGCAGAAGTCCATTAAGAAAACCAAATACTTCTCATTATGGGaagtttctttttttagaaaataattgaCAAAGAATAAGCCCGAGTCTGAAAATATATCATGATTCCCTCCAAGAATCCAAGAAAATCATTTCTTCCACAAAGAATTGAAGAATAATTTAGGTAATAACCCGAAAAAGAAACCAAATTGAGAGTGTTATCACATTGATGTTTTGATAATTTGAGATAtccaaaaagaagaaacaaaataaatatatagaagaggagaaaatgaaataatatgaaatttgatatagaaattaagatttgaaaaagaaagaaagatttgaTCTTCTGTCCAGATTCAAATAAATAGGAGAGATTTTTTAGGCTATAATATAGAAAGGTCAAAATATAATTACGATTTAATACGGGATATAGCATATTTTaggattaataaaaaaaaatgtctcacATGCAAGGAGCCATTTTACTATAATTTAAAACAATCTcgtattttgttattttttcgaATGAAAGTATAACTATTCTCATAGATCTAgattttctaattaaatttatctttatctattaatttaagtttttgaGTTCATCCATTACTTAACAACTTAAGATATGAAATAAAGAAGTTGGATTGATTGCTAAAATTGCAATCTAACTTGAACAACTTTCTTTGGGCGAAGTTCTGTTTTCTATTATTACAAACACGTCATCAGCCTACGTCATTAAGTTTATGTCatcatttgaagaagaaaatgttgATACGGAAAAATAGAAAAGTCTCATTTCTTTTATCTTTCTCACAGTATTCTTTTATCTATcgatttttaatttcattaaagaaatttatttttatccAAAATGGACTGTCATTAGACTAATGTTTAGGTACTCGGACAATttaactggaaaaaaaaaagttaattttaaatataataaaataatcaaaatatttatatgatatagtaaaatttcaccTATCTATGATAGAGTGTGGTAGATTATAGATAGACTTTTATAGTGTATAATAttagtaaataattttttaaaaagaattaggaatatcataaataaatttaaaataaaataaatatatacaataattataaaattactaTTCCGATATCGTATACAAAAAACACCTAGTCAAAAGTCAAGATAGAAAATGCGAGAAAGTGgaaatttcaatatatatatagggttttgaatttaaatatcaaaattcttTTAAGCATACGATTGGATAggcggtaaaaaaaaaaaaaaaaaaggtatttgtcaaaaatatatttttcataaaccTTTTCTAATTATTGTTTTTCATGCTAGCAAAACGAAATTTCGTTTCTAAATGGTAATTCTTTTGCACGATTTTTATATGGTAATCATGGATTGACTTTTAggtaaatttataaatttgatatattatgttgtgtatatttttaaataaatatgtcgagtagaaaaatcaaacttttaaatttgaagaTTGATAAATACTCATTTAGATTTGGATTCGTATTTGGAGGGTTGGATTCAACAATTATCatatatgaatttatttatacaaCACGAGACAGAGAAGAGGTTTAAGAGAGATTTAATCTCCTATTTATGtaattattgtacttaaaaataattgaatttggtcCTAAAAAAGGGTCCGTATATAGTGACGTCAtcttaattgattttccaaatAATTTCCAGAATGGAATTGGTATATAAAAGAGAACCGGGTTTGCAGTTATGGACTCCAAGAATTTTTATGTTCCCCAAATTCCTCTCCACTTCAAttcaattataatttatttcttctagaaaaataaaaacaaaaatgaaaccCTCAACTGCCATCATCGATACATCTCTCGACCTTAATTTGAATCCTGCACCGTACACCGCCGACGAATCTCCGCCCACTCATCACAGCACTCCTTCTCCAGTCAAACAAGATCAGGCTCCAGCCATTCTTGCCGAAAAATTGAATTGGATAAGTTCGGAGAATCAGAAACTGAATCAGATGCTAGGCCTGGTGGTTGAGAATTATAGCCTTCTTCAAAATCAGGTAATCGATTTGATGATGAACTCCAGAAAACGAAAAGCTATAAGGTGCGATAATAGTTATTGCAACTCCAATCGGAGCGGATCCGATCAATATTGTGGTTGCTGTAGCGACGATAATGATTCCTGTTACAACAAAAGGCCTACACAAAACACTAAATCCAAAGTTATGAGAGTTCTTGTTCCCACGCCTGTTTCCGATTCCACCCTGGTAAGTTATGATTAATCCATACATTTTTTGTTTCATGCTTATTCCAATGTTAccattctattttatttttttacaagaTTGATGGAGATTTTGAAGTAAATGAATTTGTAGGTTGTGAAGGATGGATATCAATGGAGGAAATATGGTCAAAAGGTGACTAAAGACAATCCATCTCCAAGAGCTTACTATAAATGTTCATTTGCCCCTAGCTGTCCGGTAAAGAGAAAGGTAATTTCCTCGAaatttcttccctttctttattttcttcgttttatttaatttttcaactATTTTCTTCTACACACCGTATTCAATTTTGTTTACGCTTCTTTCCATACCAAAAGTGTAATTGTAATGCactcttttttttctaaaccaatAATAAACTCATCATATCTATTATTGCATCTTAATTACTATTTCtctctttgaaaattttatgtTGTTTCGTCACCATTTATAGATGAAAATTGagtttacaaatttaaatttcaaaattttaaaattatagtgCTCtctttggttttgttttttcattatctttattaatcatttttatttttttctatgcaAACATTTCAATTCTTACTtaatatccaaaaaaaaaaaaaaaaaaaaaaaaatactttctttTTCGTTTTCAAATCTTGGATGGTAAtcgaaaaaaggaaaattataatATGACAAGATTACTTGACCTCGATCTAAATGCCATGAAAGTCTGTCAAATTCGAtcattttaatccaattttttATGCAAACTCCAGATGAGTCAAGAGGGAGAAagcattgttttttttatctcattcatctctttctttctttctttcttttttttttttcaattaaacataaatcataatttGCATTCATCATTTTACAATCAATTACtcctatttttctctttttacgtataaatataataatcttTTGTGTTTCTTTTGTTGGGGGCAATATTATAGGTACAAAGAAGTGTTGAAGATCCATCTTATTTAGTAGCTACATATGAAGGAGAGCACAACCATGAAAAACCCAACTCAGGAATTGAGTATCAATTAATTGGGCCAATTAATTTAAGTTCAAACCTTGATTCTTGTGGTATTTCATCATCACCTTCTTCCTCTATCAAATCTCCATCATTAAGGCCTTCTGTTGTAACTTACGATTACTTAAACAAATCCCAATCAACCACTGACTCACTTCCACCACCTGAAACACCCTCATCTTcaccttcatcttcttcaacccAAAAGCTTCTAGTTCAACAAATGGCTACCTTCTTGACCAGAGACCCAAATTTCACAAGAGCCCTTGCCACTGCCATTACTGGAAATATAGTAGATAAAGAAATCTGGTGATGATCATAATATTATATTcttcattttgtactcaacatCCTCTCCGTGTAGTTTATTTAGTGGATGTATATTATGGACGCATTTTTTATGATGTACcatctaataatatttttcttttattttgtgtttaaGTGATTATGAAACCATgatataaatttcattaattagtTTAAACACCTCAGTAAATTTCGGTCCTTTCAATATATATGATGAGAAACAATAATAATGATATGTTTATGAACATTAGATTAAGAAAAATAGATATGATTCTATCCTAAATGGAAAAGGTTTCAAGAAGtaatgatttaaaattgaaGTGTACTTGTCTCTAGAGATGTCTACGGGACAGGGGCAGGGATGCCATTCACCATCCCCGTCCCTGTTCCCCATTTCATTCTCCATTCTCGTGAAATTTCCCATGGAGATCGGGGCGGGAGTCcccgttactttttttttttttgtaaaagcCAATTatgtgagcaaattttaattaaataattaactttatcactaaattgtttattatagttagttttatacGGTAATTTGAAGTTATACtcaaattttgacctaaaaaagctaattaattttttagtagaaagaaataaatataaatcaaattattcacatatataatctaaatttaaacatattcattatattttccaataaataatcaaatttgaaatttaaatgtaatatttatataataataataataacataacattagataactatactaaataaatacgTAAAAGCTAATTGGGGCGGGAACGGGAAACGAGACCCATTGTATTTGTGATATAATGCTTAAAATTTTTGTGTGattgtaaatttatttttggtCCATGGTTTTTCTTCGGTATAAAGTTTTACCACTTGTGTTCCTAGATTTATCGCTTTTTcttaatatatatgttattttccGGTTTATTCTTACAATAGTATAATGGGAGGTTTTTCCCAACATCAAAGGAGACTGTGgatttgatttcaaattgtCCTAGTTAGAAACACGAGTGTATAACAATATCTTAcattattaaatttcttttcggTAGGTCGTAGGTTTTCCTCAAATTTTGAGGTTTTTACataaacttttgtttttttcttttattttttttttttgtcagttattttctagtttgtTTCCGATAATAGAGTAGGAAATTATCTCCAACATTTTAGCATATGAAGCAAGAAGTAAAAGAAAGGAGGATATTATCAAGTGGAAAAGgcaaagaggaagaaaagtGGCATTGACAATGTAATCCAAAGAAGCTTTTAGTTCCATTGAAAAGTTGACGAATAATATCAAAAGGACAGATAAGATTAATAGGGCAAAATTAGAGAGAAGCTACTGAGCAGTGACCAGTGGGAACAGTGAGAATAATGAATAATATTCATCACGGAGGGTGTCGGCCGGCGTCGGACAGTGACCGCCGCGTAAGGATAGAGACCGACTCAGCGCCGGAAAATttgacaaaataaaaataaataaataagaaaaataattgaattaggaaggaataataatgttaattaaaagaaacacGTACATTTGTGTTCATAACATTGTGAGATGCAGCCGACTGAAAGTTAATAAATCTGTCACATTATAATCAATGTCAAATTATCGAAATAAAGAGGAAGTCTTGGTCtatggaattaattttattttagaattttagaattttagaatttttattGTTTCTTAATCACCACGAAATAATTGGGTATATTGAGACCAGTCTTCATTTTATCCCCATTATTGTCTTGTTAAGAAAGTTCCTCATGACTTCCTGTTGAAGAAATCATCCATTTTCACGAAATCTTCTCCATATATGATTTTTGGTGCAATTTGACCTATCAATGAACGTCTTCACATTCACTCTTTTGGACCATGTCCTTATTAAAGTTTtccaaattatatttatataaactaGATCCAACATATTCAAACACGTGTGATTTGAGAACCATATATCTTCAATAATTGAACAATATTCAGAGTGGCTTATAAGTTCAAGTCTATGTtcgatttataaatttattttcctcataACATCTACGTAATTACATATCTCCAACattatttcatgaaatatatgttcttttttagtacaatgaACTATGAGGACATTTGAGCCCCGACTTGTCCTGGGTGTGATAGCCCATTCAATGTTTCGGTCTCCTATTTTAACAGTTGAAGTTTTCAACTATTATAATCTATACTTAGCTACATAAAATAATTCGAAAACCCTCATTGTCTACCacgtttattattttgtaactaTCCCATCTCCTCATTTGTAATCCAAACTAAAACAGTTTGCTTCTCAAAACACTGACCTAGCTAGATAAAATAGTTTGCATCTAAAACACAGGCAAACCACTTATTATAAACCACtaactataataatcaactcaAAGTCACAAATAACCCtatatgttttatatatttgggtgagattttattttaatttatgaattttgtatataaaaaaaaaaaatttgtgggGATAGGCACCAAAttaaatagttgatttttgaaATGGTTTTAACTTATGTTTTTCTTAATCTAAATAACTAAGCTCAAAAGTTAATAGGAAAGACTAAAAACAAATTCTTGACGCAAGCTTTGATATAACTCAAATGACACTCAATGggttagaaaaataaagaagcaAAAGTGATTACATATGAAAGTTGTAACAGGTACATACAAATTTCAATTTCCAATTTCAAACTAAATAAATCCAAATGTTTTCAAAAGTATGTGTGAAACAATGCCTTTGAAGGAATCTTGTAACTATATACAAAATTTCTAAACACAAACATACGACGacaaaagtttaaatttatagTTGTGAATACGaatataaatttgtaattgtgAATACGAATATAGGTCAACTcacatcataaaaatatatatattcaaatctctttcatattaattttttttttaaaaaaaagtcacCAATTATCAGTTACAAAGtgtaactaaaaaaaatcaaaatttaattcgAAAGTGTGTGTGAAAACAATTCCCTTGAAGGAATCTTGTAACTAAAACATGTGTAGCGCGTATGCCTTATCCTTATTATTCATCACATACTCCAAATAAAAAGGAATTTTAGAAATAAGTCCACCactttttcaactttttcatGAAACCCACTCCTCACTTTGGAAAGAAAcacagaaaaaaagaaaaaaaacccacCTAATTTTCTactcaatattattttttacacctcatcaaataatatattattatattttatggtCTTTGATCAATTCATAAATGCTTCTTTTAAGACCTCTTTGTttcacaagtttttttttttttatgaaatttcaaaaagacatttaatattcttatttatttcacagaattttactttttaaaacctataatattattatttatgtaactTTAAAACCCATCTGACATGGATCTTTTTAATACCCTAGGAgataaattgtaaaaatatagtttaattaattaataaattaatatcaagtaTTCATCActatcttaactatttaatatgaattattaTCGTTAATTATCAatgttctaattaattaatttattaatgtaattatttttaatcattaatttaattatgtttaattaaaaattatttatttattttttatattattaattaaataattaattaacataaaaataaattaattgatgtTGAATTAATTAACCTCTTATATTTAGTTAAGCaattatttacttttaatttttatatataaattattgaatcatattcaaatatttaacttgcatatattaattatcttattacattaattattacaaatatttaaaacttaagcattcaaattttaaatatttaatatgagAACGTTTCTATATATCTAAGTACTTAAATAAAAACATCTTATTTTAGTTGGGGTCACGTGATAATGACGTGGATATTTTATGAAAACAAATAATGGAAAAAAGACTTTTGAATTTCTCCATTAGATAAATCCTATTAATCTAGTTAAAGATTCTCTATTTATatctcattttggattaagttATTATTTTAGTCAATGTGCTTAGAATTTTCATGGCctcaattttatctttatttttaattgattgattctagaatttatatttttgcataagtATCATGAAATCATctttttaatttggaaaaatcaACGAAAACTCTCggattatagaaaaaaaaaatctaatactaTCGTAGTACATACTaacttcattcatcatttgacACATCATTAAATGATtcatttatttcgtggaactcacataatttttaaatactatttttgtgGCATGTAATGAATGGAAGTAATATGGAAAATTTCGTAGTACTATAAATTTTCTCATCGGATTATTGAACTGATGAGATGATCAACCAATAGGTCGGATCGATTGGTCCAATAGTTCCACTTCCATTTTGAACCTATTTTTTCTTGTCCTCCAATAGTTGTAGATCTATTTCTTATGTTAAATTTCACTTATAACACTTCTTAGTTATTACACGGTGGCTCTTTTAAGTTATTTCTATTATACAATTTATCTTATTAACTTCTCTATGCTtgtataatttttcttattaatcTATGTTTTCATTGACCCTTTCTCTTGCCAATCTCTTTCTATACCTACAATTTCTTTGGCTAACCTCTCTCGTTTCACATACATTTTCTCTTGAAAGTTTCTTTCACTACGTACAAGTTTTCTCCCTAATCTCTCCATCATccacttgctttctctttttCGCCAATTATGATTTAtcaactttatatatatatatatatatatatatatattttttttttcaaatatgtcaataaaatattttggtaattttagttgttttcatttttttttttacaatttttattattttattcattctgATTATTGTATGTAACTTATCaattcaataaatattttttaaagaaaaaattaattatgccACATGGTCCCTAATCTTCtaggtaatttttaatttagtcctCGATCTTTTAAAATGTCCAAATTTAACTTTAATGCATTGAAAATTCACacgattaatattttttaaggaaaaaaaaagctaaataTACCATATAATCCCTAATCTTTcaggtaatttttaatttagtcttcgattttttaaaatacttaaatttatcCTAAATGCATTGCATATTCACAGTTAAGTTCCTTAATCTTTATATGTCTcagtaaattattattttattgacaTACTTAGACATGTAGAGAAACCAACTTAAATTTATCCACTTGGAAATAATTAGGTTTAGTTGATAGATGAGTTGAATTTTGAGGTTGCATAATTAAGGTGAAACTTATATATGAAATAACCATATCTAATTAGCCGActtattaatgtttttaatgtattaaataaaacaataatgtaATGGttaatcaaatttttaataacaaatattaaCGAAATTTAAACATTagaataaagaaatttaaaagattaaagaaagaaattaagaaTAACAAGAAGAGAACAGATTTTCATGTATATTTtgctaagaagaaaaaaacacatACGAACAAACCCTAAGCTAATACAATCGAAAACATTAATTTTCACGAAGGAAGCGGGAACGAATTTTGATTGGTGCATGGTTTGGATATGTTTGTAACTTTAATAAAGTACATCAATGCTACGATTGACGTGGACGACCATTGACTGGAATTTTAAGTAACCATGAAACCATGACTTTGACCTTTTCTTTCTCGTACCCACCTTGGGTCTTCCCCTCCTTTATTCTTTACCTAAAGagttaaaagaaataatttttttcttctaaatgtATTTTTGAACTTGGTAAACTATAAAGGTATTGataaaacttttcaaattttatgggTATTTCGGAAATAAAATGAATAGttttgaggatatttttttattattgttcgCATGAGGTTTCCAGAGAAACTTGCTTCATGGAGTTAAACTTGTGTTTGTGTTGATTTGATACGATGTGGTTCAATCCTTAGTATTTCATCCTCTGATACTACTACAGAAATTGGATTACGTGACTTTTTTctaatgtcaagtaaaaggtaTACCTGACGCTTATAAAAACGTCAAGTATTCGACTGTCAAGTATAATGTGATAACTTGATTCCGAAAAAACGTCATgacaaatgtttcttgatatAATTTTCGTGTCAAGAATGATAATACACTTGGCATTGgtggtatgtcaagtttattgattcttgacattgattacgtatcatatatgataactcttgatgttttttatttgtcaagtgtatgttttttttttccaaattaaatgccccaattgatattctcattttttgccttgtattccaacaatataattacatcaactaaataaacattatacatttaagatctatcaactcaatatattcgCTAAAAATTTCATATGTTCAAACACTACTACAGAAATtagattacttgacgtttttccaaTATCAAGTAGAGGTATATTTGACGCTAATAAAAGCGTCGTCTATTCGACTGTCAAGTATAATGTTATAACTTGATACTGTAAAAGCGTCAAGAGAAATAGTTCTTGACACAATTTCCGTATCAAGAaatataatacacttgacattgatgacatgtcaagtgtattaattcttgaaacttattattgtgattactcttgacattttttattcgtcaaatatatttttatcttgacaCGAAATAAGGGTCAAGAAATCTAATTCTTGAACATTTCCAATGTCatctatactttttttttccaaattaaacattcgaatttaattttcatttttcattttctgcATTACATTTGTTTCAATAAGATAATTTCATCAACTAAAATAAACAGTTGTACATATTTCAAGTATACATATCAGTCCAATATATCCAACGTAACAATTCAgaatactaaaataaacaattcattcttttattactcatgtctatatgaacgattccaAAATGTACAAGACCAATCACAGTGTATACTCTATCAACCCACCCCAATATATGATAATTCCAAAATTGTAAGACCAATCTATATGTGCTATGtattctaaaaatcaaaagactaaAATTCTATCTTCCACTATACATTTCTTTGaagtatataacctataatggctgaacataacatttatacaaaaaaGTTTTGGGCATTCCCATGTAGCCACATACACAATTTATAGGAAGTCTATCAGATATAGCGACCTAAATATTCAACTCATTCCACGCGTACTTCATCCAATTCAAGTTGCAAGTACGAGCTCCTCGtatcaatctataaaacatagaaagtgaaatatatatatatttatttactatttacatGAATGTAGCTCATTACATTAAGGTAGAACATGAGTATAAGAAGCTTTCAAGTACAATGATCCGAACACAATTCTATATTGGAAAAAAACAGGAAAAGGTTGAACATGAGTACAAGGAGCTTTCAAGTACAATGATCCCAACACAATTCTACATTGAAACAAAACAGGAAAAGATAGAACATGAGTATAAGGTTCTGAACATGAGTATAACTAATTATACTTACCCGGGATTATAAGGAGCAATAACTAATGAACGAGTATAGGTACCTACAATAATAGATCGAACACATTAACTTACTACTAAATAATAAAGTgataatatatcataaacaaataacatttacttacgTGATATAAGCCACCATTGATAAAGTCTTCACCTTTTGCATTCTACAAAACTCGGTCACATATTCAATCCTAAATAAGATAGAAGAACATGAGACTTATACAATTCACCTTCAAGATCAATGGTACACTAATAGCAATTACTTCCTCATCCTTTCCCGCATTCTCTAAAACTTTCTCCTAAAACAACcaagttataattttataagtaaCTAATAGTAAATATACCTCATAAATTTACCTCATAATACAATTCACCTTCAAGATCGACTGTACACTAATAGCTTCCATCTCCTTCACCTTCTTCCCTTCCTCATGTGTGGTTGATGCACTAACAACTTCCTTCTcctatgatataaatataatagtacaaattaaacaaattaaaaattatcataACTAATAGTTGTAACCTTAatgcataaattaaataaaatagaacaTGAGACTAACTGTGACCCCTTACCCAAAAAATTAACGACGCACCTTACCCAGTAGTGGTTTGATCCAAAACACATCAAGATCTCAACTCCAACTTCCAAAGTCGA
This genomic window from Benincasa hispida cultivar B227 chromosome 4, ASM972705v1, whole genome shotgun sequence contains:
- the LOC120075901 gene encoding probable WRKY transcription factor 40, giving the protein MKPSTAIIDTSLDLNLNPAPYTADESPPTHHSTPSPVKQDQAPAILAEKLNWISSENQKLNQMLGLVVENYSLLQNQVIDLMMNSRKRKAIRCDNSYCNSNRSGSDQYCGCCSDDNDSCYNKRPTQNTKSKVMRVLVPTPVSDSTLVVKDGYQWRKYGQKVTKDNPSPRAYYKCSFAPSCPVKRKVQRSVEDPSYLVATYEGEHNHEKPNSGIEYQLIGPINLSSNLDSCGISSSPSSSIKSPSLRPSVVTYDYLNKSQSTTDSLPPPETPSSSPSSSSTQKLLVQQMATFLTRDPNFTRALATAITGNIVDKEIW